The Antechinus flavipes isolate AdamAnt ecotype Samford, QLD, Australia chromosome 4, AdamAnt_v2, whole genome shotgun sequence genomic interval TGAGCCTCGGCAGGGAACGAGTTACTTAGGGAGGGTAGCGCCTCCGTGGGGACCAGGCGGGCCCGGGTACTTGGAGCTCAGAGTAATCGGGGTCCCCTCCCTGCACCCAAAagccttggggagggggagacgtTCTGGAAGGAGAGAACCAAGAGCGGACAGGCTAATGCCCACCCTGAGGACGGGGCATGGCCCGGGCCTCCTGGAAGAAGCTGGGGTGGATCTGTGCCCAGAGTTGGGGTCCCTGGGGTAGCCCGACAGActggtggggtgggggtggggaggagaggggcAAAGAGACCACGAAGGCCACCCCAGCTCAGTTGTCTTTCCTACCAACTGCTTGGTGCTGCCTAGAACCGTGCCCGATGGCTGGGCCTGCCAGCTCCCCGCTTTGGTGGGCCTAATGTCTGTAGCCCCCTGTGGCCACAGAAGCCGGGTAATGAGTGCTGGAAGGTTCATTGGGGCTGCAGCTCATTGACTTGCTCAGCTCCTCCCGGCCTTGACCCTTCTTGTCCACCAAACCACAACTGAGAGGGAGAACagggcctggggggggggggggcacactGAGGGCCAgatggtggggagggagaaagccACGGACCCCTCCTTGTCCCCCTGCCCTGGCCTAGGTCACTGCTTACTGGGAGAAGAACTACCAGGTCCAGGTGGAGTCCCGGGCCCAGGCCAGGGAGCTCCACAAGGAGTTTGTGAAGTCGGCTGTCAGAGAAGTGCGCTACGGGCCCGAGTCCCTGAGTGATTTCACCCAGTGGAAGGTAAGGGCCGGGGGAAATGCCCAAACCCAGAGAAGCCCGCCTGGCTCTCCCCCCTGCATTTCCCCGCAGAGCATGAGCCCCGGCTCCGGGGGACACGCGGACGTTTCCCATTTACTTTTATTCACGCTTTTGAAAAAAACTGTAGCCAACATACCAAGCGGTGTGCAGCAccaccttctccccctccccccatctccttGGAGGCAGGTGcttttattaccccattttagagatgagggacCTGAGGCCTGCCCACCATCTCATAGTACCCGAGTCCGGTCTGAATTTGAGGCCTCTGGGTCCTGGCCGCCTCCTGGGgtcactgctgctgctgcaggGAGGTCCTGTGCCCTCCTCggacccggggggggggggggcggcttCTTGTCTGCCCCTCCCCATTTCTGTAACCCAGCCCCTGCGAGCACTCAGTGCTTGTTAACCCAAAGGACTCTGTCCCACCCCAGGTGAAGATGATCGCCCAGCAGCTGGTAGCCTCGAAGGTGACTGGAAAGCAGGCCCCcgtggaggaggaggtggtggagaAGGACGCGGACTCAAGCCCAGAGGTTCCGGAGACAACCCCTGTGGAGACCCCGAGGACCCCGGCCCCGGCGGGAGCATCCAGCCAAGAATATGTGGTAGGGCCTCCTTGGGAAACCCTGGCAGTGGGCTTGTGGTCACTGGCCAGGGGACACGGTGCCCGTGTGTGTCTGGGGCTCCCTCTGCCTCTGCTGGGCCCGGCCTGGCTCCCCCACCCCAGGGTCGGCCCCGTGGCTGCTCCAGGATCTTCAGGCACTTGAAGCCCACTCCCTGACGGCACCGGATATGCCCCTCATGGTCCCGGGTGTTTCTGGAAGTCTGGCCTAGGGTTCAGAGCCAAGGGAGGGCCCCCAGTGCCACGCCAGCAGGGTCAGGGTTAGGACTTGCCCTCAGAGCCTGGCACTGCTGGGCAGGTAGagcaagcacacacacacacacagacacacacacacacacacacacacacacacacacacacacacacacacaccccatgaGGTATAGCCAGGGATTGAGTTCGAATTCTCCATCAATAAAGAGGCCCAGACAATGGGGTAAGAGCTGGGGATAGAGAGAGGAAGGTGGTCCCTGGAGCTCTGGGGGGGAGATGCCAGGCAGACATCTGTTCCAACGAGCTCCAGATGGGATCCATAGAGGGAATGACCAGAGGGAAGGCCCTGCAGGGAGAAGGGAGAGCCTTCGGGGCAGAGGCCGGGGGATGGCCCTGAGCATGGGGGCCAGGGGAGAAAGAGGCAGAGCTCGTCAGTCCCTAGGGCTTCCCTTCAGCTCCTCGCTGCGCTCTCTTCCATCATCTGCAGTCCCCGAGAACCTCCTCCCCTCATGGCCGGGGTCGAACCCAGTCTCTGGCTGATGTGTGTCCCACCCCCCTGCCCTGGCCTCCATCCCTGCTCCATCCCTTACCACAGCTCAAGCTCTCGGCCTTTAAGTGGAAGAAGAGGCTCCCATCGGACTCCCCGCCCTGCAAGAGGGCCcgctcctccccgccccccccagaCTCCCAGGCCAGCAGCCAGGGCGGTGGCCAGTCTGCCCCAGCGGAGGGCACCCAAGGCCAGATGGGCTCAGAGGGTCAGGTAAGGCCCTGGAGAGGggtcgggggggggggaggtctcCTCTGGTCCCGTGTCTCAACCCTTTGGTGGCCTGTCTGCAGGACATGGAGCTGCAGCCCATGCACTTCCTGCAATGCCACAGCAAAGGCAACAGCCCGGACGACTTCAGCACCCAGCTGTGGGCCTGCGCCTTTGAGCCCACCTGGAACGAGGGCACGGGTGAGCTCCCTGCCCTGCCCGCCAGGGTCCCTGTGCTCTGGGGTGAGGGAGAGCTCAGACCTGCCGCCCCCTATCTCCCACTGGTcacccccccttcccttctccaggaCTGCCCAGAGGCGCATCCCAGACCGTGGCCACTTGTGGGGGGGAGGCCGTGTGTGTGATTGACTGCCAGACCGGTCTCGTGCTCCACAGGTACAAGGTGCCTGGAGAGGTGAGTGGGGCTCCAGATCCCAGCAGGCCATTCTGGAGAACTAGGGCACGTGTCCAGTCACTCACGGGGAGAGTAGGTGGGGGGCTCTGGGCAACATTTTCTTGACTAACAGCCTTCAAGGGGGCCTGTCTGGGGCCCCCTCTCCTGAGCATGTCCGTGTCCTCCCCAGGAGTTCTTCACTGTGGCCTGGACCTTTCTGACCCTTGTGACCCAGGATGGACGGAAGAAGCGCAGTAGCGTGTTGGCAGCCGCGGGTCGCCGTGGCATCGTGAGCCTCATTCACGTGCGCGCGGGCTTCTGCTACGGAGACATCCGAGCCCACCGGAAACCCATCGCCATGGCTTGCTTCAGCCCTTCCCAGGAGACCCACCTTTTCAGTAAGAGGTCCCGCCCCCACCCAACTCCCCAAGGTGGAGGGTCCCACCCAGTCAGGCCGCGATATCCATGCCAACAATTCCGAGGGGCCCTGGGGCCGCGGCCTTCagccttcccctcctctccccagcCGCCTCGTACAACAAGCGCATCATCCTCTGGGACATCGGCCTCCCCGACTACAACTACCACTTTAGGCCCAGGTGAGCCTTCTCCCCAGAGCCCagctgggggtgggaggggaaggcCCCTGTAGGGGctcaccctttccttcctccctccctcagccAACTCCTGGTGTTGGATGCCAGCGCCACCCCCTTGCGTCTCTGCCCGGTGGCCTCTTGCCCTGACCACTACCTGCTCGCCGGTTGTGAGGATGGCTGCTTTGCCTGGGACATACGGCTGGACGAGTCCCAGAAGAAGAGGTGAGTTGGGGGGTCTGGACGCTGGGTGATGAGAGGGAAGGTGTCAGAGGTGATAGGTGTGGCCGGGAGGCCAGGGGGGCTTTTCCTCACCTTCTCAAGCAAGTATGTTGGTGTGGGGGAGGCTAGTCAAAATAGGGTCCAGCCTTCCCACCTGGGGGTGTTTGCAGTGCCCAGATTGCTTCTCCTCAGCTGGGACCACCATGGTGGGAGTATTTGGGGTGGGCTTGTTTGGTAAAACTTGGAATGAGGAGACAGGGTCTCCTACCAAGGAGGTCCGAGTCCCCTCAGATGGCTGACGTCCCACGGCTTAATCTTCTGCAGAGAATGCGAGATGGAGTTCCTGTTCCCCCAAGGCCCAGGGCGAGCGCTAAAGAGAGTGGACGGGCTGGGGTTTGTGAGCGAGGATGTTGTGGGTGAGCCGAGATGTGGGGCTGGTGGGGCCTAGGCCCACCGAGGGGAGCAGCCACCGGCTGAGGCCTTGGGAACTCCCCCAGAACCCAGATGGAAGTCCCAGAGGGGCCCCAAAGGGGGGTGGAGGTAAAGTGCCCTTCGTGAGAAAGGTGATCCCTTATATGGAGATCTGGATTGTATGGGGCAGAGGATGGGGGGCCACTTAGCAGGGTCACTACTCCATGTGGATGCTCACGGGCCTTTAGACTTGAAGCAGCTGCCCCTCCGAAGGCGGGCGGTATAACCCCCTTTTCAGTGGCTCAGCTTTcttgttcttgtgcagcatccAAGGGCTGTACCCCAGGCTCCATCTGCTTGTGGAGCTGGAGCCAGTCCCTGGCAGGAAGAGGAGACAAGCGGCAAGTGACCGCCATCATCCTGGCTGAGCTCCAGTGGTCCAGCACAGAGCTGTCCTACCTGACCCTCAGCACCTGCCCAGGTGAAGCTCCCTCTAGAAAGCATGTGATTGGGGGGCGGCTGGCTAGAGAAGGAGCTCCCAGCGTGGGAAGCAGCTGTCAGTGGGACTTGGAGGAGCCCAGACTGACATAAATGGGACCCTTGGAGGGGAGCAGGGGTGGTACCCAGGGTCTTGCATCTGGGCAGCACAGGAAGGAGCAGGCCCTGACCTCAGCACCCCCCACGCTTTGACTGATTGCAGAGAAAGCGTTTGTCTTCTGTGGGGATGAAGAAGGCAGCGTGTGGATGTACAACGTCAAGCGCTACCTCCACCAGCAACGGCAGCAGCCCTTGCAGGCCAAGGTGGCCCCCACAAAGGTAGGTGGCTGGGAGTTCTCTGGGGTGTTAATCTTAGCTCTGACTTCATTTTTCCTCCCAGAACCCCGGTCTGTGGTGATCTCTAAGAACCTGAAGGTGGGGTTCACAGCCAGAGGGTCTGAAACCCCTCCTTTGTCCTTAGCTTAGGCAGGAGTGGGTGCCGCTCCCTTCTGCTCCCCCCTGAAATGCCGTAAGGATCAGGAAAGCCCTAAGTCAGGCTGTTATTGTTGCTCTGCTCTGGGTGAGCCCTGAAGGGCACATTTGTGTCCGGTGAGCTGTACCCctaaaatctcttctttctctgggcAGATTCTCAGATGGCCGGATCTCTCAGCCCGGGGcaaaaagatgaacaaaactTTAATCAACACAGCAGCCGTAGACCCTACCTTCACCTACCTTGTGGCTCTGACAGATACGAACATCATCACCATCTGGAAGAAACTCTAGCAGGCAGGGCCGGGGCTGTGCTTTTCCCCGGTGGGGACTGTGAGGTTTTCCTAAGTGTGCGGTTTTTTAAGTGGATCGTTTTCAACTAAACTCAAATTAAAAGGAAGTGAGCTGTGTTTTTATGTCCTGTAACTAGGCCTAAGACCCCAGGTGATCATTTTCCTGGCTTAGTGGCCAAGGATGCGATTGGCTTTTCTTAAAGCAAGATGGAGCTTGGAATTCTGACCGGCAGCCAGTCAATTCTAACTCTCGTTTCCTGTTTTGGAGCGCCTACGTACTTGCTAGGCACACCATCTACGGCAACCTTCCTCCTACTTGGACACAAATCCATTATGATTAAACTGTCTGATAAGTCCCATCTCCTCCTATTAATCTCCAGGCCACCCTGGCCAGACTATCACTTGTGATTTTATGGCAAGCAGAATTTTGAAGATGGTTAAAAATCGATACTCGAGATATTTAGAGAGTGACTCGAGAggtaagaaatacattttatgaGGAAATTACAGGAGTTGTATGCCGAAAGGGAAAGGCAGTAAGAAAGTTTCCCCCATTTAACTTTTCATACCAGTTGGAAGTCAAAACTGCAGGGGAAGGACAGCAAGAACTATTCGATTCCTTCTTGTTTGTCTTTGATAGCAACCTAGAACGGGGAAAAAACACATTAGCCAATGATTTAGGGCTAAGATTCCCCAACAAGTTGTAGGATCTCAAGGTAAGTTATGGGCATATTAAAAGTAGGAAGAGTTCAAATATTCTTTTCCATCCTAGGAAGGGAAGCATTAATAAAACACCCACATGCATTTAGGCAAGTCTTTCAACCACGGCGTCCACTTAGTCAAGCAATTTTGGAGTTGACTGTTCCCTTCCAAAGTCCTCCCTAGCAGAGTTATGATGCTACAGAGTGGAGGGAATAAGGAGGAGCCGAGAGTAATTTAATCGAGTGTTTACGGTGGGAATGACCTTTAGAGA includes:
- the LRWD1 gene encoding leucine-rich repeat and WD repeat-containing protein 1, with protein sequence MGRLKTPLLLQRGHPKCDRLGRIKKLDLSNLQLRTKDLDLKLLNRMKQLKELDLSDNLLERVPEGLDLPSLQVLKCSNNQLEDVTPLQQFSALEEVDFEDNLYLTVNDNYKISSLLPNIRKINGKETASLMNHVKILNRELTSRVTAYWEKNYQVQVESRAQARELHKEFVKSAVREVRYGPESLSDFTQWKVKMIAQQLVASKVTGKQAPVEEEVVEKDADSSPEVPETTPVETPRTPAPAGASSQEYVLKLSAFKWKKRLPSDSPPCKRARSSPPPPDSQASSQGGGQSAPAEGTQGQMGSEGQDMELQPMHFLQCHSKGNSPDDFSTQLWACAFEPTWNEGTGLPRGASQTVATCGGEAVCVIDCQTGLVLHRYKVPGEEFFTVAWTFLTLVTQDGRKKRSSVLAAAGRRGIVSLIHVRAGFCYGDIRAHRKPIAMACFSPSQETHLFTASYNKRIILWDIGLPDYNYHFRPSQLLVLDASATPLRLCPVASCPDHYLLAGCEDGCFAWDIRLDESQKKRECEMEFLFPQGPGRALKRVDGLGFVSEDVVASKGCTPGSICLWSWSQSLAGRGDKRQVTAIILAELQWSSTELSYLTLSTCPEKAFVFCGDEEGSVWMYNVKRYLHQQRQQPLQAKVAPTKILRWPDLSARGKKMNKTLINTAAVDPTFTYLVALTDTNIITIWKKL